The Phragmites australis chromosome 1, lpPhrAust1.1, whole genome shotgun sequence genomic interval tagtttatattccgctgcaagtttaggctaacGGTAAAAGgagatgaatttttgtaaaaacgcctattcacccccctctaggcgacatcattgtcctttcacctcTCCAGTCTTATCCTCTTCCTCTGGCTATTGCTAGCTGGCTTCCTCTGTGTGCTGGGCTATAACTCTACGGAGTCGCTACCGCAGGAGGGGGAGGCAACATGTGAAGGAACTCTGAGGGTGGTTTGTGGACTACGCCTACCACCATCGAAAGCACGACCACAACGTGCTGTTCCATATGCTCGTCAGATTCACGATCATCTCCTGCTTCCCTACTGCTTCTGGGCAACCCTATTTCCACCGCCATGGACGAGCTGCTGCAGGTCAGGAGGAGGATGCGTCACGATTAGGAGGCTGCTCCCGTGCCGCAATGAATGGACATGGCCAACAACACCATTTGTTGTGATCGCACCGCGCTCCGCACCGATGTTTGTGTCATACATGGGGATGTCCGCACTAAGGCCGCCTCCAACTCGCTCTTCTTGCTTGTGCGAACTAACTCGTCCGCAGCCACTGCCAACGAGAGCATCTGGCCCTACAAGCCGCCACCCATGTCTCCGCCCACTCTGGCTCCAACACTGAATCTGCTGTTGGCTCCCACACCAC includes:
- the LOC133884663 gene encoding anther-specific proline-rich protein APG-like, yielding MANNTICCDRTALRTDVCVIHGDVRTKAASNSLFLLVRTNSSAATANESIWPYKPPPMSPPTLAPTLNLLLAPTPPPKPQHAPPPMLPPFPPLKPTPLPTPPPMLPPPLKPPTPPLHHHHHQCRLLRHHQHLRHHLDPL